The Desulfoscipio gibsoniae DSM 7213 genome contains a region encoding:
- a CDS encoding DUF523 domain-containing protein: MLIISACLAGEKCRYTGDGFDYPALRKLVEEGKAIPVCPEVLGGLSVPRDPNEIIGGNGFDVLDGKAKVLTNRGVDTTAAFVKGAAEVLAIAQKKGARVAVLKERSPSCGSTMIYDGTFSGRRIPGCGCTAALLVKEGIRVFSEENYKNLK; this comes from the coding sequence ATGTTAATTATCAGTGCCTGTCTGGCCGGGGAAAAGTGTCGTTATACAGGTGATGGTTTTGATTACCCAGCCCTGCGCAAGCTGGTGGAGGAGGGCAAGGCTATACCAGTCTGCCCGGAGGTGCTGGGCGGGCTGTCTGTGCCCAGGGATCCCAATGAGATAATTGGCGGTAATGGCTTTGACGTGCTTGATGGTAAAGCTAAAGTGCTGACTAATCGGGGTGTGGACACAACGGCCGCTTTTGTAAAGGGGGCCGCTGAGGTGCTGGCTATAGCCCAAAAAAAAGGTGCCCGGGTTGCTGTTTTAAAAGAACGCAGTCCTTCCTGCGGCAGTACTATGATTTACGATGGCACTTTTAGCGGTCGAAGGATTCCCGGCTGCGGCTGTACCGCAGCTTTGCTGGTGAAGGAGGGTATACGCGTGTTCTCGGAGGAGAATTATAAGAATTTGAAGTAA
- a CDS encoding nucleoside kinase: MKENNHALCKDVAQDVAGDVGLVKVDMYGAGSFEVPCGTSPLDLLKYDRIERRSPVVAVMVNNVLVGLDWVIRQDSTIEFVDLESTDGMRVYTRSMVMLLVRAASEVLPGCKVRMEHTLGNGVYGEIDYQRRLHKTDVEQIEERMRTIVQADDPVLINRVPRDQLASLLEGSNQEDKLDLLRYRKASSIWVHNCGWFNDFTYGNMVINTGRLKVFRLRYYMPGFILELPRKENPTLIPEYIEQGKLANIYYESEKWSRILDVHNLVELNELVARGGGGDLIRVAEAFHEKKIGEIADQIAKNLDLIRIVLIAGPSSSGKTTFSQRLGVQLRIHGIRPVPISLDDYFVDRELTPRDENGDYDFECLEAIDMELFNEHLIALIQGEEVQMPTYDFLTGKRSDRVKTLKLGSRDMLILEGIHGLNDRLTTSIPKGRKFKIYVSALTQMNLDNHNWIPTTYLRILRRTVRDYYNRGYSATETIHRWPSVRRGEERHIFPFQESADLMFNSSLIYELAVLKGHVEPVLNMVGRENREYAMVRRLKRFLGYFLPLASDEVPSNSIVREFIGGSCFKY; this comes from the coding sequence GTGAAAGAAAATAATCATGCATTATGCAAAGATGTCGCCCAGGATGTTGCCGGGGATGTTGGCCTGGTAAAGGTTGATATGTACGGTGCCGGGTCCTTTGAAGTACCATGCGGCACTTCACCTCTTGATTTACTAAAATATGACCGGATTGAGCGCAGATCCCCCGTGGTTGCCGTGATGGTTAATAATGTGCTGGTGGGGCTTGATTGGGTTATTCGGCAGGATAGTACCATTGAATTTGTTGATTTGGAGTCAACTGATGGCATGCGCGTTTATACCCGCAGTATGGTAATGCTGCTGGTGCGGGCCGCCAGTGAAGTTTTGCCGGGGTGTAAGGTTAGGATGGAGCATACCCTTGGTAATGGTGTCTATGGCGAGATTGATTACCAGCGCCGCCTGCATAAAACCGATGTGGAACAAATTGAAGAACGAATGCGGACAATTGTGCAGGCCGATGATCCTGTGTTAATTAACCGGGTGCCCAGGGACCAGCTGGCTTCATTATTAGAAGGCTCTAACCAGGAGGATAAATTGGATTTATTGCGTTACCGCAAGGCCTCCTCCATCTGGGTGCATAATTGTGGCTGGTTTAATGATTTCACCTATGGCAACATGGTGATCAATACCGGCCGTCTTAAGGTATTCAGGCTGCGGTATTATATGCCTGGTTTTATTTTGGAACTACCCCGCAAGGAAAACCCTACTTTGATACCTGAATATATAGAGCAGGGTAAACTGGCTAATATCTATTATGAATCGGAAAAATGGAGCCGTATTTTGGATGTGCATAACCTGGTGGAGCTTAATGAGTTGGTGGCCAGGGGCGGGGGAGGCGATTTAATCCGGGTGGCTGAGGCCTTCCATGAAAAGAAAATTGGGGAAATCGCCGATCAAATTGCTAAAAACCTGGATTTAATTCGTATTGTACTTATTGCCGGGCCTTCGTCCTCCGGTAAAACGACTTTCTCTCAGCGCCTGGGAGTGCAGCTGCGCATTCACGGTATCAGGCCGGTGCCCATATCCCTTGATGATTATTTTGTGGACCGGGAGCTGACTCCCCGTGACGAAAATGGGGATTATGATTTTGAGTGCCTTGAGGCTATCGATATGGAATTATTCAATGAACATTTAATTGCTTTAATTCAGGGTGAAGAAGTTCAGATGCCGACATATGATTTTTTGACCGGCAAGCGCAGTGACAGGGTGAAAACTTTAAAGCTGGGCAGCCGAGACATGCTTATTCTAGAAGGTATACATGGATTGAATGACCGGCTGACTACTTCTATTCCCAAGGGACGGAAATTTAAAATATATGTCAGTGCCCTTACCCAAATGAACCTGGATAATCATAACTGGATTCCTACTACCTATCTTCGAATATTGCGCAGGACAGTGCGGGATTATTACAATCGCGGCTATTCAGCCACTGAGACCATTCATCGCTGGCCGTCAGTGCGCCGCGGTGAGGAACGGCACATTTTCCCTTTCCAGGAAAGCGCGGATCTCATGTTTAACTCATCATTGATTTACGAACTGGCAGTGCTCAAGGGGCATGTGGAACCGGTTTTAAACATGGTTGGCCGGGAGAACCGCGAATATGCCATGGTGCGGCGCCTAAAGCGCTTTTTGGGCTATTTTTTGCCACTGGCATCCGATGAGGTGCCTTCAAATTCCATCGTCAGGGAATTCATCGGGGGCAGTTGTTTTAAATACTAG
- the pyrE gene encoding orotate phosphoribosyltransferase produces MCEINNREALKELLDSQAFERRPVVLSSGKTSHYYFDGRKVSLSPRGAYLIAQIICDMLEGENVEAVGGLTMGADPIVGALGPEAYRRGLDLSLFIVRKEAKKHGTKQQIEGPPLKPGQRVVIVDDVITTGGSVIKAVQAVRELGCEVVKAIVLVDRQEGGTQNLEEMGVKVEPVFTAADFGL; encoded by the coding sequence GTGTGCGAAATAAATAATCGTGAAGCGCTTAAAGAATTGTTGGACAGTCAGGCTTTTGAACGCCGGCCGGTGGTACTTTCTTCGGGCAAAACCAGCCATTATTATTTTGATGGCCGGAAGGTTTCCCTGAGTCCCCGGGGGGCTTATTTAATTGCTCAGATTATCTGCGATATGCTTGAGGGTGAAAATGTGGAAGCAGTGGGCGGGCTGACCATGGGAGCCGATCCCATTGTGGGGGCTCTGGGGCCCGAGGCTTACCGGCGGGGTCTTGACCTGTCTTTATTTATTGTACGCAAGGAAGCTAAAAAGCACGGTACCAAACAGCAAATAGAAGGGCCGCCCCTTAAGCCCGGGCAGCGGGTGGTTATTGTCGATGATGTTATCACCACCGGGGGATCGGTGATTAAGGCAGTGCAGGCCGTGCGGGAACTCGGCTGCGAAGTGGTCAAGGCCATTGTGCTGGTGGATAGACAGGAAGGCGGTACTCAAAACTTGGAAGAGATGGGGGTTAAAGTGGAGCCTGTGTTTACCGCTGCGGATTTTGGTCTGTAG
- a CDS encoding AMP-binding enzyme produces MLNTLTPSDLVMHVRKLERAINKHPHVADAVVISFNTASGTRIKAFVEPADPVPTPESIRQFCYNDLVGELPVDFVFKSIPRTPSGKVIRQQLLNGKA; encoded by the coding sequence ATGTTAAATACATTAACCCCCAGCGACCTTGTGATGCATGTGCGCAAATTGGAGCGAGCCATTAATAAACATCCCCACGTGGCAGACGCGGTGGTTATCTCATTTAATACAGCATCCGGAACCAGAATTAAAGCATTTGTCGAACCGGCTGATCCGGTGCCCACACCTGAGAGCATCAGACAGTTCTGCTATAACGACTTGGTTGGTGAATTGCCAGTTGACTTTGTTTTTAAAAGCATCCCCCGCACTCCATCGGGCAAAGTAATCAGACAGCAATTGTTAAACGGAAAGGCCTAA
- a CDS encoding LysM peptidoglycan-binding domain-containing C40 family peptidase: protein MSKAKVFITSLALGASLFILPAPSLANTYYTVNQGDNLWKISRMYSTTVEKIMSLNGLGSSTIHPGQKLLVVPDGSNNAVNQTSQSSQAGTASQANTVQPVSRSGDRIDEILDYSRSFIGVPYVSAGGSPSGFDCSGYTKYVFAHFGIDLPRTAGEQYNAGQVLSASEAKPGDLVAFKTGSYITHVGIYLGNDKFISATSGKGVAIASVYGSYWKDHLLGYSRIIPS from the coding sequence ATGTCCAAGGCAAAAGTGTTTATTACTTCACTTGCACTGGGGGCATCCCTGTTCATTTTACCCGCTCCATCCCTGGCCAATACTTATTACACAGTCAACCAGGGAGATAACCTGTGGAAAATTTCCCGCATGTACAGTACCACGGTTGAAAAAATTATGTCCCTTAACGGCCTGGGTTCCAGCACCATCCATCCCGGTCAAAAATTACTGGTTGTGCCTGATGGCAGTAACAACGCAGTTAATCAAACCAGCCAGTCGAGCCAGGCAGGCACGGCAAGCCAGGCAAACACGGTTCAACCGGTATCCAGAAGTGGCGATCGTATTGATGAAATTCTAGATTATTCACGCTCCTTCATCGGCGTGCCCTATGTTTCGGCCGGCGGGTCGCCCAGTGGTTTTGATTGCTCGGGGTACACAAAGTATGTATTTGCTCACTTTGGCATTGATTTACCCCGTACCGCCGGTGAACAGTATAATGCGGGACAAGTCCTATCGGCAAGCGAAGCCAAGCCCGGTGATTTAGTGGCCTTCAAAACCGGCAGTTACATAACTCATGTCGGCATTTATTTGGGCAATGACAAGTTTATCAGTGCCACCTCAGGCAAGGGGGTTGCCATTGCTTCGGTTTACGGATCGTATTGGAAAGATCATTTGTTGGGCTATTCCAGGATTATACCCTCGTAA
- a CDS encoding DUF763 domain-containing protein, with translation MPLHGHHCPRWLFDRMVRLSAAIVEAVVEEFGPREVLRRMSDPFWFQAFGCVVGFDWHSSGLTTVLCGALKQGMAPRQKDAGIFFAGGKAMVSRKTPHEIASYTDRYALPDHVVDLQYASRMCAKVDSAAVQDGYQIYQHFFMFTADGSWAVVQQGMDGQNGWARRYHWLSDNLLSYVEEPHVAVCGQSGSNVLNMVSRESDRARSASVFQTQEKPEKIITALKKIAALPKEQIASLSLPAAHPVPQAGRIEKTLRRLYDLQPENYEQLLAAQGVGPATVRAFALVGEVVYGVRASFRDPVRYSFAHGGKDGHPYPVDRQNYDRTIDMLETALRRVRVGERDKLDALGRLAKLQKGFSS, from the coding sequence TTGCCTTTGCATGGGCATCATTGTCCCCGGTGGCTTTTTGACCGGATGGTGCGCCTTAGTGCGGCCATTGTGGAGGCGGTGGTGGAAGAGTTCGGGCCCCGTGAAGTGCTGCGCCGCATGTCCGATCCTTTCTGGTTTCAGGCCTTTGGCTGCGTAGTGGGTTTTGACTGGCATTCTTCGGGGCTAACCACGGTGCTTTGCGGTGCTTTGAAGCAGGGCATGGCCCCCCGGCAAAAAGATGCCGGCATTTTCTTTGCCGGGGGTAAGGCGATGGTCTCTCGCAAAACGCCCCACGAAATAGCCAGTTACACTGACCGGTATGCGCTGCCGGACCATGTGGTTGATTTGCAGTATGCCAGCCGGATGTGTGCCAAGGTGGATTCGGCGGCAGTGCAGGACGGCTACCAGATATACCAGCATTTTTTTATGTTTACCGCTGATGGCAGCTGGGCGGTGGTCCAGCAGGGTATGGATGGCCAAAATGGCTGGGCCAGGCGTTATCACTGGCTCAGTGATAATTTGCTGAGCTATGTCGAGGAACCCCATGTCGCTGTTTGCGGGCAAAGTGGGTCAAATGTACTCAATATGGTATCCAGGGAAAGTGACCGGGCCCGCAGTGCGTCGGTTTTTCAAACCCAAGAGAAACCGGAAAAAATTATCACGGCATTGAAAAAAATTGCCGCCCTACCCAAGGAGCAAATAGCAAGTCTTAGTTTGCCGGCTGCTCACCCGGTGCCCCAGGCTGGACGGATCGAAAAGACATTGCGCCGTCTGTATGATCTGCAACCGGAGAACTATGAGCAACTGCTGGCCGCCCAGGGGGTCGGGCCGGCTACGGTGCGAGCTTTTGCCCTGGTGGGGGAAGTGGTGTACGGTGTGCGGGCCAGCTTTCGGGATCCTGTGCGCTATTCTTTTGCCCATGGAGGTAAAGATGGTCATCCCTATCCGGTGGATAGACAAAATTATGACCGTACCATAGATATGCTGGAAACCGCCTTGCGGCGGGTGCGGGTTGGTGAAAGGGACAAGCTGGACGCGCTGGGACGCCTGGCGAAACTGCAAAAGGGTTTTAGCTCATAA
- a CDS encoding GIY-YIG nuclease family protein, with translation MYYVYILICADGTYYTGYTTDLAGRLRKHNLGQASKYTRSRLPVELAYYEVLPDKSSALKREMAIKKLPRLEKIRLADQV, from the coding sequence ATGTATTATGTGTATATACTAATTTGTGCCGATGGTACTTATTACACCGGCTACACAACAGACCTGGCCGGGCGGCTGCGGAAGCACAACCTGGGTCAGGCCAGCAAATATACAAGATCCCGGTTGCCGGTGGAATTGGCGTACTATGAGGTGTTGCCGGACAAAAGCAGTGCTCTGAAGAGGGAGATGGCTATCAAGAAGTTGCCCAGGCTGGAAAAAATAAGGCTGGCGGACCAGGTTTGA